From Cyanobium sp. ATX 6F1, a single genomic window includes:
- a CDS encoding exonuclease SbcCD subunit D, protein MERKGPMVSFLHSADWQIGKPYARVSDPDKRARLRQARLEVIDRLGPLAHSSGAAFLLVAGDLFDSPTPSSSDVSAVCFALGRLGLPVLVIPGNHDHGAPGSLWHSAFFQAERELRALNLQVLLERRPLVLEQAVVLPCPLLRRQDSEDPSGWLRELDWDTLPAERPRIVLAHGATSGFGAIDLEADEDNPPAANNLLRLEDALLASVDYVALGDWHGLKQVAEKVWYAGCPEQDRFPRSSDYRSGQVLQVAVERGGAPTVTIQPTGRLNWHQLRFRFNGDEDLGRFEQQLLGLLGDRVGQDLLLLEEEGQLSLQGHRRHALLLERLEAQLLRLKRRGHCEASPEGDELAELTLRPGDPLIAKVAHALNQQLEDAQATEQATEQAMEQPEETGAVVRLALSELHQLVQECSP, encoded by the coding sequence ATGGAGCGCAAGGGGCCGATGGTGTCGTTTCTGCACAGCGCCGACTGGCAGATCGGCAAACCCTATGCCCGGGTGAGCGATCCGGATAAGCGGGCACGACTGCGGCAGGCGCGCCTGGAGGTGATCGATCGCCTCGGGCCCCTGGCGCACTCCAGCGGTGCGGCCTTCCTGCTGGTGGCGGGCGATCTGTTCGATTCCCCCACCCCCAGCTCCAGCGACGTGAGCGCCGTCTGTTTCGCCCTCGGCCGCCTGGGCCTGCCGGTCCTGGTGATCCCCGGCAACCATGACCACGGGGCACCCGGATCGCTCTGGCACTCGGCCTTTTTCCAGGCCGAACGGGAACTGCGCGCCCTGAACCTTCAGGTGCTGCTGGAGCGTCGGCCGCTGGTGCTGGAGCAGGCGGTGGTGCTCCCCTGCCCCCTGCTGCGGCGCCAGGACAGCGAGGACCCCAGCGGCTGGTTGCGGGAACTCGACTGGGACACCCTGCCGGCGGAGCGACCGCGGATCGTGCTGGCCCATGGCGCCACATCGGGCTTCGGCGCCATCGATCTGGAGGCCGACGAGGACAACCCGCCGGCCGCCAACAACCTGCTGCGCCTGGAGGACGCCCTGCTCGCGTCGGTCGACTACGTCGCCCTCGGCGACTGGCACGGCCTCAAGCAGGTGGCCGAGAAGGTCTGGTACGCGGGTTGCCCGGAGCAGGACCGCTTCCCACGCTCCAGCGACTACCGCTCCGGCCAGGTGCTGCAGGTGGCGGTGGAACGGGGCGGAGCCCCCACGGTCACGATCCAGCCCACCGGCCGTCTGAACTGGCATCAGCTGCGGTTTCGCTTCAACGGCGATGAGGATCTCGGGCGCTTCGAGCAACAACTGCTCGGCCTGTTGGGCGATCGGGTCGGTCAGGACCTGCTGCTGCTGGAGGAGGAGGGCCAGCTCAGCCTGCAGGGCCACCGCCGCCACGCCCTGCTGCTGGAGCGACTGGAGGCCCAGCTGCTGCGCCTCAAGCGCCGCGGCCACTGCGAGGCCAGCCCGGAGGGCGATGAGCTGGCCGAGCTCACCCTGCGGCCCGGCGACCCCCTGATCGCCAAGGTGGCCCATGCGCTGAACCAGCAACTGGAAGACGCCCAGGCCACAGAGCAGGCCACTGAGCAGGCCATGGAGCAGCCCGAGGAAACGGGCGCCGTGGTGCGCCTGGCCCTCAGTGAACTGCACCAGCTGGTGCAGGAATGCAGCCCCTGA
- the maeA gene encoding oxaloacetate-decarboxylating malate dehydrogenase, translating to MGTRLRGAELLSHPGLNKGTAFSRGERLALGLEALLPYQVESLEQQVQRVWAQFQELADPLQRFTFASALRQNNLTLFHRFLEEHIEAVLPIVYTPTVGAAIQRFSATYRTPSQGIYLAAPDQERLAELLAQGMVQTGLHPAELLLVTDSEGILGIGDQGIGGIHICQGKLAVYTLCAGLDPERALPVVLDVGTDRADLLADPLYPGWRQPRLRGAAYEDFIATFVAAVEQLAPHAFLHWEDFGTANARRNLESYRHRLASFNDDIQGTSGVASAAVLAAARGLGQTLAEQRIVIFGAGTAGFGIAERLARLLERGGMGPKEARRRIWLIDRQGLLRSDHYDLPPSLRAFARPLEELTSFPRDAHGAINLQTVLEQVRPSVLIGTSTVAGAFNRAAVETMAAGVERPIILPLSNPTALAEAQPADLLAWTGGRALVATGSPFEPVSVAAGLRVIGQCNNCFLFPGLGLASVAVGAREVSEEMIDAALEALALAIPATHDPQAPLMPPLTAVQAVSRAVAEAVAFAAVDQGLARLARSHHEAIERLNAATWSARYRLIEAL from the coding sequence ATCGGTACGCGCCTGCGGGGCGCTGAACTCCTTTCCCATCCAGGCCTCAACAAGGGCACCGCCTTCAGCCGCGGCGAGCGCCTGGCCCTGGGCCTCGAAGCCCTGCTGCCCTACCAGGTGGAAAGCCTGGAGCAGCAGGTGCAGCGGGTCTGGGCCCAGTTCCAGGAGCTGGCCGATCCGCTGCAGCGCTTCACCTTCGCGTCGGCCCTGCGCCAGAACAACCTCACCCTTTTCCACCGCTTCCTCGAAGAGCACATCGAGGCGGTGCTGCCGATCGTCTACACACCGACGGTGGGTGCGGCGATCCAACGCTTCAGCGCCACCTACCGCACCCCTTCACAGGGGATCTACCTGGCGGCACCCGATCAGGAGCGCCTGGCTGAACTGCTGGCCCAGGGCATGGTCCAGACCGGGCTCCACCCAGCGGAGCTGCTGCTGGTCACCGACTCCGAAGGCATCCTCGGCATCGGCGACCAGGGCATCGGCGGCATCCACATCTGCCAGGGCAAGCTCGCGGTCTACACCCTCTGCGCCGGGCTCGATCCCGAACGCGCGCTGCCGGTGGTGCTCGATGTGGGCACCGACCGCGCCGACCTGCTCGCCGATCCCCTCTACCCCGGCTGGCGCCAGCCGCGCCTGCGTGGAGCGGCCTACGAAGACTTCATCGCCACCTTCGTGGCCGCCGTGGAGCAGCTGGCACCCCACGCCTTCCTGCACTGGGAAGACTTCGGCACCGCCAATGCCCGCCGCAACCTGGAGTCCTACCGGCACCGGCTCGCCAGCTTTAATGACGACATCCAGGGCACCAGCGGCGTGGCCAGCGCCGCCGTGCTCGCCGCCGCCCGGGGTCTGGGCCAGACCCTGGCGGAGCAGCGCATCGTGATCTTCGGCGCCGGCACCGCCGGCTTCGGCATCGCCGAGCGGCTGGCGCGGCTGCTCGAGCGCGGCGGCATGGGGCCCAAGGAGGCACGGCGGCGGATCTGGCTGATCGATCGCCAGGGGCTGCTGCGCAGCGACCACTACGATCTCCCCCCCAGCCTCCGGGCCTTCGCCAGGCCGCTGGAGGAGCTGACGTCCTTCCCCCGGGACGCCCATGGCGCCATCAACCTGCAGACGGTGCTGGAGCAGGTGCGGCCCAGCGTGCTGATCGGCACCTCGACGGTGGCCGGGGCCTTCAACCGCGCCGCGGTCGAGACGATGGCCGCCGGGGTGGAGCGGCCGATCATCCTGCCGCTCTCGAACCCCACCGCCCTGGCGGAGGCCCAGCCCGCCGACCTGCTGGCCTGGACGGGCGGACGGGCCCTGGTGGCCACCGGCAGCCCCTTCGAGCCGGTGAGCGTGGCGGCGGGCCTGCGGGTGATCGGGCAGTGCAACAACTGTTTTCTGTTCCCGGGTCTGGGACTGGCCTCCGTGGCCGTGGGGGCGCGGGAGGTGAGCGAGGAGATGATCGATGCGGCCCTGGAGGCCCTGGCCCTGGCGATCCCCGCCACCCACGATCCGCAGGCTCCGTTGATGCCGCCCCTGACGGCCGTTCAGGCGGTGTCGCGGGCGGTGGCCGAGGCCGTGGCCTTCGCGGCGGTGGACCAGGGCCTGGCCCGGCTGGCCCGCAGCCACCACGAGGCGATCGAGCGGCTGAACGCTGCCACCTGGAGTGCCCGCTACCGTTTGATCGAGGCGCTCTGA
- the pyrC gene encoding dihydroorotase produces the protein MSGLPLQATDPGTLRLRRPDDWHVHLREGALLQAVVGATARVFARAIVMPNLSPPITTVAAATAYRDQILAALPKAAAFTPLMTAYLTDASEPDELERGFRAGVFTACKLYPAHATTNSAAGVSELARITPVLERLQAIGMPLLIHGEVTDSEVDIFDRERVFIERHLEPLLGRFPALKVVLEHITTTEAVDFVAAAGPQLAATITPHHLQINRNAMFHRGLRPDFYCLPVAKRELHRLALRQAATSGNPKFFLGTDSAPHPRGAKESACGCAGIYNAPVAIESYAQVFEQEGALGRLEAFASEFGPRFYGLPLNDGTIELQRQAQVVPMLQEFENGSALPADREPLALVPFHAGDTMPWRLNTNK, from the coding sequence ATGAGCGGACTCCCGCTCCAGGCCACGGACCCAGGCACGCTGCGCCTGAGGCGCCCCGACGACTGGCATGTGCACCTGCGCGAGGGGGCTCTGCTGCAGGCGGTCGTGGGGGCAACGGCCCGGGTTTTCGCCCGGGCGATCGTGATGCCCAACCTCAGCCCACCGATCACCACCGTGGCGGCGGCGACGGCCTACCGGGACCAGATCCTGGCGGCGCTTCCCAAGGCGGCCGCGTTCACGCCGCTGATGACCGCCTACCTCACCGACGCGAGCGAACCAGACGAACTGGAGCGGGGGTTCCGCGCCGGGGTGTTCACGGCCTGCAAGCTCTACCCCGCCCACGCCACCACCAACTCCGCCGCAGGGGTGAGCGAGCTGGCCCGCATCACTCCGGTGCTGGAGCGCTTGCAGGCGATCGGCATGCCCCTGTTGATCCACGGGGAGGTCACCGATTCGGAGGTGGACATCTTCGATCGCGAGCGGGTGTTCATCGAACGGCATCTGGAGCCGCTGCTGGGCCGATTCCCCGCCCTGAAGGTGGTGCTGGAGCACATCACCACCACCGAGGCGGTGGATTTTGTGGCCGCCGCCGGCCCGCAGTTGGCCGCCACGATCACCCCCCATCACCTGCAGATCAACCGCAACGCGATGTTCCACCGCGGGCTGCGCCCGGATTTCTACTGCCTGCCGGTGGCCAAGCGGGAACTGCACCGGCTGGCCCTGCGCCAGGCCGCCACCTCCGGCAACCCCAAGTTCTTCCTGGGCACCGATTCAGCCCCCCACCCCCGGGGCGCCAAGGAATCGGCCTGCGGCTGCGCCGGGATCTACAACGCGCCGGTCGCGATCGAGAGCTACGCCCAGGTGTTCGAGCAGGAGGGAGCCCTGGGTCGCCTTGAAGCCTTCGCCTCGGAATTCGGACCGCGCTTCTACGGCCTGCCGCTGAACGATGGAACGATCGAACTGCAACGGCAAGCGCAGGTGGTGCCGATGCTGCAGGAGTTCGAGAACGGGAGTGCGCTGCCGGCCGACCGGGAGCCTCTGGCCCTGGTGCCGTTCCACGCCGGAGACACCATGCCCTGGAGGCTGAACACCAACAAGTGA
- a CDS encoding NAD(P)H-quinone oxidoreductase subunit L → MSTETLLVLGAYGAIGAAYLVVVPLALYWWMNRRWTAMGKIERTAVYGLVFLFFPGLILFAPFLNLRLSGQGEV, encoded by the coding sequence ATGTCCACTGAGACCCTTCTGGTGCTCGGGGCCTATGGCGCCATCGGCGCCGCCTACCTAGTGGTGGTGCCCCTGGCCCTCTACTGGTGGATGAACCGCCGCTGGACCGCCATGGGCAAGATCGAACGCACCGCCGTCTACGGGCTTGTGTTCCTGTTCTTCCCGGGTCTGATTCTGTTCGCCCCCTTCCTCAACCTGCGACTCTCCGGCCAGGGCGAGGTCTGA
- a CDS encoding YciI family protein, with product MAKFVLWGTYCDNALERRGPFREEHLAGLRQQQQDGVLITLGPTEGSTHVFGIYEAGTQELVETLLRQDVYWRNGIWTELKVYPWIQAF from the coding sequence ATGGCAAAATTCGTGCTCTGGGGCACCTACTGCGACAACGCCCTTGAGCGGCGAGGCCCCTTCCGCGAAGAGCATCTCGCCGGCCTGCGGCAACAGCAACAGGATGGAGTTCTGATCACCCTCGGGCCCACCGAAGGCAGCACCCATGTGTTCGGTATCTACGAAGCCGGCACGCAGGAACTGGTGGAAACCCTGCTGCGCCAGGATGTCTATTGGCGCAACGGAATCTGGACCGAGCTGAAGGTTTATCCCTGGATCCAGGCCTTTTGA
- a CDS encoding AbrB family transcriptional regulator, translated as MALTGSDLLAKVKELGDVSKSDLVRASGYVSTKKDGSERLNFTAFYEALLEAKGVSLGSSGAAVGKGGRKLSYVATVQGNGNLLIGKAYTALLDLKPGDDFEIKLGRKQIRLMPVGSSDDDEE; from the coding sequence GTGGCACTCACGGGTTCCGATCTCCTTGCAAAAGTCAAGGAGCTTGGTGATGTCAGTAAATCCGACCTGGTGCGGGCCAGCGGTTATGTCTCCACCAAAAAGGATGGATCCGAGCGCCTGAACTTCACCGCTTTCTATGAGGCCCTGCTCGAAGCCAAGGGAGTCTCCCTTGGCTCCAGCGGCGCTGCGGTGGGCAAAGGTGGTCGCAAGCTGAGCTACGTGGCCACCGTGCAGGGCAACGGCAATCTGCTGATCGGCAAGGCCTACACCGCCCTGCTGGATCTCAAGCCCGGTGATGATTTCGAGATCAAGCTGGGGCGCAAGCAGATCCGCCTGATGCCGGTCGGCAGCAGCGACGACGACGAGGAATGA
- a CDS encoding mechanosensitive ion channel family protein → MTEALMPALLMALVRLAGGLLALGLAHLIARRLIRGVDRRDPALTERFILDRLEGTALGLGALGVLLWAWSALALGGLADRLAGALVQLLVVVLVVRLLNRILLKLLTVAITRVGDSTAVEGLIALAPMLRFVLWVLGLLVFLQNQGVRLTAVVGALAGAGLGIGFALQGPAKDVINYLTILFDRPFEVGQLIRFDDVWGRVSRVGLRSTQLLSLDGERVVINNGDLLGKTLRNYADLKERRVLQRFILHSGTRAAEASSVATLVRQAVESVEGSRFNRCHLIQLTERGLVFEICYFLPGADLVASLDAQQRINLQLLERMVGAGLRFAEPPPAPGA, encoded by the coding sequence ATGACTGAAGCCCTGATGCCCGCCCTGCTGATGGCCCTGGTCCGGCTGGCGGGGGGCCTGCTGGCGCTGGGATTGGCCCATCTGATCGCCCGCCGACTGATCCGGGGCGTGGACCGCCGGGACCCCGCACTCACCGAGCGCTTCATCCTCGATCGCCTGGAGGGCACCGCCCTGGGCCTGGGGGCGCTGGGGGTGCTGCTCTGGGCCTGGAGCGCCCTGGCCCTCGGTGGCCTGGCCGACCGGCTCGCGGGCGCCCTGGTTCAGCTGCTGGTGGTGGTCCTGGTGGTGCGGCTGCTGAACCGGATCCTGCTCAAGTTGCTCACGGTCGCCATCACCCGGGTGGGCGATTCCACCGCGGTGGAGGGCCTGATCGCCCTGGCTCCGATGCTGCGTTTCGTGCTCTGGGTGTTGGGCTTGCTGGTGTTTCTCCAGAACCAGGGGGTGCGGCTCACCGCGGTGGTCGGAGCGCTGGCGGGGGCGGGCCTGGGCATCGGCTTCGCGCTGCAAGGGCCGGCCAAGGATGTGATCAATTACCTCACGATCCTGTTCGATCGACCCTTCGAAGTCGGTCAGCTGATCCGCTTCGATGACGTCTGGGGACGGGTGTCGAGGGTGGGGTTGCGCTCAACCCAGTTGCTCAGCCTCGATGGTGAGCGTGTGGTGATCAACAACGGCGACCTGCTGGGCAAGACGCTGCGCAATTACGCCGATCTGAAGGAACGCCGCGTGCTGCAACGTTTCATCCTTCACAGCGGCACCCGGGCCGCGGAAGCGAGCAGCGTTGCCACATTGGTGCGCCAGGCCGTGGAGTCGGTGGAGGGGAGCCGCTTCAATCGCTGCCACCTGATCCAGTTGACTGAGCGGGGGCTGGTGTTTGAAATCTGCTATTTCCTTCCAGGCGCTGATCTGGTGGCGTCGCTGGACGCCCAGCAACGGATCAATCTGCAGCTGCTGGAGCGAATGGTCGGTGCCGGACTGCGGTTCGCTGAACCACCTCCGGCACCGGGCGCCTAG
- the trpA gene encoding tryptophan synthase subunit alpha has translation MGGTLLQQRFQLLQQQQRCALMPFLVAGDPDLATTRAALLGLQGAGADVIELGIPYSDPLADGPVIQAAAGRALAAGTTPGAVLELLGGLRGELTIPVVLFTYSNPLLNRGMEAFCAAAAAAGVAGLVVPDLPLEEADQLSVIAAAHGLDLVLLVAPTTPDERLARIAAASRGFTYLVSVTGVTGVRSNLQQGVEQRVKQLKALGPTPVAVGFGISDPEQARQVRAWGADGAIVGSALVKVMAEAVDSGSSAPLAAVHFCARLRAALND, from the coding sequence ATGGGCGGCACCCTCCTCCAGCAACGGTTCCAGCTGCTCCAGCAGCAGCAGCGCTGCGCCCTGATGCCGTTCCTGGTCGCCGGCGACCCCGACCTGGCCACCACCCGAGCCGCCCTGCTGGGGCTCCAGGGGGCCGGCGCCGATGTGATCGAGCTGGGAATCCCCTACAGCGACCCCCTGGCGGATGGTCCGGTGATCCAGGCCGCCGCCGGCCGGGCCCTGGCCGCCGGCACCACCCCGGGGGCGGTGCTGGAGCTGCTGGGCGGCCTGCGGGGGGAGCTGACCATTCCGGTGGTGCTGTTCACCTACAGCAACCCCCTGCTCAACCGCGGCATGGAGGCCTTCTGCGCCGCCGCCGCCGCCGCCGGGGTGGCGGGCCTGGTGGTGCCGGATCTGCCCCTGGAGGAGGCCGACCAGCTCTCGGTGATCGCCGCGGCCCATGGCCTTGATCTGGTGCTGCTGGTGGCTCCCACCACCCCCGACGAACGCCTGGCGCGCATCGCCGCCGCCAGCCGGGGCTTCACCTATCTGGTGTCGGTGACAGGGGTGACCGGCGTGCGCTCCAACCTCCAGCAGGGCGTTGAGCAGCGGGTGAAACAGCTCAAGGCCCTGGGCCCCACCCCCGTGGCCGTGGGCTTCGGAATCTCCGACCCCGAGCAGGCCCGCCAGGTGCGCGCCTGGGGCGCCGACGGGGCGATCGTCGGCAGCGCCCTGGTGAAGGTGATGGCCGAGGCAGTGGATTCAGGAAGCTCGGCCCCCTTGGCCGCCGTCCACTTCTGCGCTCGCCTGCGGGCGGCTCTGAATGACTGA
- a CDS encoding AAA family ATPase, with translation MRLLSCHLRRVRLHSDLELSFDPGLTVVGGPNEAGKSTLVEALHKGLFLRATATGRGVEELRARRHGGQPEVEIRFEAGGQRWQLRKRFSGASGTCHLSNDAGLALSGGAAEEALARLLGVGQPVEGRRIAQLPERWAHLWVRQGEGGANPLSGHGERYDLGRLVEQLQRRGGTEALHSPLDRQVLERITEQLEVSFTSTGRVRAGSALALVRQDDQEAQRRVHLAQTRCEELEASMEQLRGLQQRLEQIERIERPALEQRQALAHSLRLKQAELEPSRQRLHVLEATLQQFQSLNSQRERQLLEQQRLQGELDQAAAALGRLQAQQLERRESHAQQLARSKALRERQERLELQLELARLESSERQLLLHRQQFESLQQQAEQAKVTLAALPAIDQTQVRQLREAEQRAERTSARCDAMATSLELISSDQTVQLGGVPLEAGAPRTLLEPTELSIGVGVRLRISPGGGDALALARRQRQQEQSALTALRAELKVSSSEAAETIERQRRQLETELANLRQSASTIPWSGLSDRLAALAPQRARLVAALAAAPRAEAPEAEPELGEQEVGALESLEPALGDLRQLLSGLNSALEASQRAQDSDREREQALAQQLAEQRQRFDQLQGSLLALEQRRQELLSSHGDLERLSASLGQQAAELRAEERVLESMARELLELDPRADDPAMDVTPAAAPGEAAGAIGELPTGLEARINAERSRLEGEKDGLLTRKGQCEQLIGSLSSSDPRAELEFRQAEWEATRAERAAIERRVAALQLLQTLFLAAQDDLASRYGAPLTAALGPYLLALGQAAEAPQLQLDPQQGFGDLLLRQDGESFGFERLSGGMREQLASALRLALAEVLLPAYDGCLPLVFDDAFTNTDPQRLPLIRQMLALGVSRGVQVILLTCTPDDYLELSEPPHGGRLESIQ, from the coding sequence ATGCGTCTGCTCTCCTGCCACCTGCGCCGGGTCCGCCTGCACAGCGACCTGGAACTGAGCTTCGATCCCGGCCTGACCGTGGTCGGCGGCCCCAACGAGGCCGGCAAGAGCACCCTGGTGGAAGCCCTGCACAAGGGTCTGTTCCTGCGGGCCACAGCCACCGGCCGTGGGGTGGAGGAGCTGCGGGCCCGTCGCCATGGCGGCCAGCCGGAGGTGGAGATCCGTTTTGAGGCGGGCGGCCAGCGCTGGCAGCTGCGCAAGCGCTTCTCCGGCGCCAGCGGCACCTGCCACCTCAGCAACGACGCCGGCCTGGCCCTCTCCGGTGGCGCCGCCGAGGAGGCCCTGGCCCGACTGCTGGGGGTGGGCCAGCCGGTGGAGGGACGCCGCATCGCCCAGTTGCCGGAACGCTGGGCCCACCTCTGGGTGCGCCAGGGGGAAGGTGGCGCCAACCCCCTCTCGGGCCATGGCGAGCGCTACGACCTGGGGCGCCTGGTGGAGCAGCTGCAACGACGGGGCGGCACCGAGGCCCTCCACTCCCCCCTGGACCGGCAGGTGCTGGAGCGCATCACCGAGCAGCTGGAGGTCAGCTTCACCAGCACGGGCCGCGTGCGGGCCGGATCGGCCCTGGCCCTGGTCCGCCAGGACGATCAGGAGGCCCAGCGGCGGGTGCACCTGGCCCAGACCCGCTGTGAGGAACTGGAAGCCTCGATGGAGCAACTTCGAGGCCTCCAGCAACGGCTCGAGCAGATCGAACGCATCGAGCGCCCGGCCCTGGAGCAACGCCAGGCCCTCGCCCACAGCCTGCGCCTGAAGCAGGCGGAGCTGGAGCCCTCGCGCCAGCGCCTGCACGTGCTGGAAGCCACCCTCCAGCAGTTCCAGTCACTCAACTCCCAGCGGGAGCGCCAGCTCCTGGAGCAGCAGCGGCTCCAGGGGGAGTTGGATCAGGCCGCCGCCGCCCTGGGCCGGCTCCAGGCCCAACAACTCGAGCGCCGGGAGAGCCACGCTCAGCAGCTGGCGCGCTCCAAGGCCCTCAGGGAGCGGCAGGAACGGCTGGAGCTACAGCTGGAGCTGGCCCGCCTGGAGAGCAGCGAACGCCAGCTGCTGCTCCACCGCCAGCAGTTCGAGAGTTTGCAGCAGCAGGCCGAGCAGGCCAAGGTCACCCTGGCGGCCCTGCCGGCCATCGACCAGACCCAGGTGCGGCAGCTGAGGGAAGCCGAACAACGGGCCGAGCGCACCAGCGCCCGCTGCGACGCGATGGCCACCAGCCTGGAACTAATCAGCTCCGACCAGACGGTGCAGCTGGGGGGGGTGCCGCTGGAAGCCGGGGCCCCGCGCACCCTGCTGGAGCCCACGGAGCTCAGCATCGGCGTGGGCGTGCGGCTGCGAATCAGCCCGGGGGGTGGCGACGCCCTGGCCCTGGCCCGGCGCCAGCGCCAGCAGGAGCAGTCTGCGCTCACCGCCCTGCGCGCGGAACTGAAGGTGAGCAGCAGCGAAGCCGCCGAGACGATCGAGCGCCAGCGGCGTCAGTTGGAGACGGAGCTGGCCAACCTGCGCCAGAGCGCCAGCACGATCCCCTGGAGCGGCCTGAGTGATCGCCTCGCCGCCCTGGCCCCCCAACGGGCCCGCCTGGTGGCGGCCCTTGCGGCTGCGCCCAGGGCCGAGGCGCCCGAAGCGGAACCTGAGCTTGGCGAACAGGAGGTGGGCGCGCTCGAGAGCCTGGAGCCAGCGTTGGGTGATCTGCGCCAGCTGCTCTCAGGCCTCAACAGCGCACTGGAGGCGAGTCAGCGGGCCCAGGACAGCGACCGGGAACGGGAACAGGCACTGGCGCAGCAACTGGCGGAACAGCGCCAGCGCTTTGATCAGTTGCAGGGCTCCCTGCTGGCCCTGGAGCAACGGCGGCAGGAGCTGCTCAGCAGCCACGGCGACCTGGAGCGCCTCAGCGCCAGCCTCGGCCAGCAGGCCGCGGAGCTGCGGGCCGAGGAAAGGGTGCTGGAGTCGATGGCGCGGGAGCTGCTTGAACTGGATCCACGGGCCGATGACCCAGCCATGGATGTGACGCCTGCAGCGGCCCCCGGAGAGGCCGCTGGCGCGATCGGCGAACTCCCCACAGGCCTCGAGGCCAGAATCAACGCCGAGAGGAGCCGGCTGGAGGGGGAAAAGGACGGCCTCTTGACCCGCAAGGGGCAGTGCGAGCAACTGATTGGGAGTTTGAGCTCCAGTGACCCACGCGCCGAGTTGGAGTTCCGCCAGGCGGAGTGGGAGGCCACCCGGGCGGAGCGGGCGGCGATCGAGCGGCGGGTCGCCGCCCTGCAGCTGCTGCAAACCCTTTTTCTGGCGGCCCAGGATGATCTCGCCAGCCGCTACGGCGCGCCGTTGACGGCCGCCCTGGGGCCCTACCTGCTGGCCCTGGGCCAGGCGGCGGAGGCCCCCCAGTTGCAGCTCGATCCACAGCAGGGCTTTGGGGATCTGCTGCTGCGGCAGGACGGCGAAAGTTTCGGCTTCGAGCGGCTGAGCGGCGGCATGCGCGAACAACTCGCCTCGGCCCTGCGGCTGGCGCTGGCGGAAGTGCTGCTGCCGGCCTACGACGGTTGCCTGCCGTTGGTGTTCGACGATGCCTTCACCAACACCGACCCACAGCGCCTACCGCTGATCAGGCAGATGCTGGCCCTGGGTGTCAGCCGTGGGGTGCAGGTGATCCTTTTGACCTGCACCCCCGATGACTATCTCGAGCTGAGCGAACCACCCCACGGCGGACGACTGGAATCCATCCAGTGA
- a CDS encoding c-type cytochrome, which produces MGNVSLSVPPPAQRQQAQALAALGRWGLALLLGFALLVVLWPLPAGGLSADDKSAQGASGQGARLFANHCAACHINGGNIIRRSQTLKLKALERRGLASAEAIALVAANGLGQMGGYGEALGPGGAEAVGAWVWQQAQKAWIQG; this is translated from the coding sequence ATGGGCAACGTCTCGCTCAGTGTGCCCCCTCCTGCCCAGCGACAGCAGGCCCAGGCCCTGGCGGCCCTGGGTCGCTGGGGCCTGGCCCTGTTGCTGGGGTTTGCTCTCCTTGTGGTGCTGTGGCCCCTGCCCGCCGGGGGTTTGAGCGCTGATGACAAATCAGCCCAGGGGGCCTCTGGCCAGGGCGCCCGCTTGTTCGCGAATCACTGCGCCGCCTGCCATATCAACGGCGGCAACATCATCCGCCGCTCCCAGACCCTCAAGCTCAAGGCCCTGGAGCGGCGCGGACTCGCCAGTGCGGAGGCGATCGCCCTGGTGGCCGCCAACGGCCTCGGCCAGATGGGGGGCTACGGCGAGGCCCTCGGACCCGGGGGAGCCGAGGCGGTGGGGGCCTGGGTGTGGCAGCAAGCTCAAAAGGCCTGGATCCAGGGATAA
- a CDS encoding AbrB family transcriptional regulator: MSPLTGSELLSKVKELGDVSKSDIVRAAGYVSTKKDGGERLNFTAFYEALLEAKGVELGSSGKVSKGGRKLSYIATVQGNGNLLIGKAYTALLDLKPGDEFEIKLGRKQIRLIPAGSSEDDED, from the coding sequence ATGTCACCCCTTACGGGTTCCGAGCTGCTTTCCAAGGTCAAAGAACTTGGTGATGTGAGCAAGTCCGATATCGTGCGTGCCGCCGGCTACGTCTCCACCAAAAAAGACGGCGGCGAGCGCCTGAATTTCACCGCCTTCTACGAGGCCCTGCTGGAGGCCAAGGGCGTGGAGCTTGGCTCCAGCGGCAAGGTGAGCAAGGGCGGCCGCAAGCTCAGCTACATCGCCACGGTGCAGGGCAACGGGAATCTGCTCATCGGTAAGGCCTACACCGCCCTGCTGGATCTCAAGCCCGGTGATGAATTCGAGATCAAGCTCGGCCGCAAGCAGATTCGCCTGATCCCCGCCGGCTCCAGCGAAGACGACGAGGATTGA
- a CDS encoding DUF3007 family protein: MTRGMAILLGLGVFGLGGLGYLGFQAAGFEGFSAGIAAEALLIVLVLGWTGSYLFRVVTGNMTYMQQRRRYRAAYDAETDEDLQRQFDALSPAEQEKLLKEVGQLKADSEL; the protein is encoded by the coding sequence ATGACCCGCGGCATGGCGATCCTGCTCGGGCTCGGAGTGTTCGGCCTCGGCGGCCTCGGCTACCTGGGGTTCCAGGCGGCGGGCTTTGAGGGCTTCTCCGCCGGCATCGCCGCCGAGGCGCTGCTGATCGTGCTGGTGCTGGGCTGGACCGGCAGCTACCTGTTCCGGGTGGTCACGGGAAACATGACCTACATGCAGCAGCGCCGCCGCTACCGCGCCGCCTACGACGCCGAAACCGACGAAGATCTGCAACGCCAGTTCGATGCTCTCTCCCCCGCGGAGCAGGAGAAGCTGCTCAAAGAGGTCGGGCAGCTCAAGGCCGACTCCGAGCTCTGA